Sequence from the Saccopteryx bilineata isolate mSacBil1 chromosome 6, mSacBil1_pri_phased_curated, whole genome shotgun sequence genome:
cgcgcgcgtgcgctAGCTAGAGGGTGTACAGAGGGGCTAAGGTCAGGAGAAACAGGCACTTTTATGTACACAGCTGGTGCCTCCTTTTGGTAAGACAACTTCACCAAATCTGCAAACCGTAAATGCATCAACCTGATATTCAACAACTTCTCCTTTCAGAATTTATCCCATGGATAGAAGCACACTTGTGTGCTAAGATCAAGGGCATTTACTGCAGCCTTGTCGGTAAGGACAGAAACCTCATCCACCCCAAAGGGAGGCTCTCACCACTCATCAGCCCGGAGACATAGGGAGCCCCCGAGGGCTTTAGGCAGGGAGACAAAACGTTCTAATTGATGGATCGTTCAGACTAACcgggcaggaagggcagagcagggGAGACCCAAGTCCAGGAGACCAGCTAAGTATACAGGCTCCATTCTCTCTCCTTGGACAGTTTAAAAGCCTTGTGGTGGCTGATGGGGTGcgcagtgagagagaaaggggggacaAAGGTGACACCTGGGGATACCAGGGACGGTCTCTCCCCTTTACAGCCCATGAACCCTGCTGCCTCTGGGTAGCCAGTGGGGGTGCAAGGGCAGATTGGGATTTCCTCGGTGTCTCCCCCCAACACTCCAACCAGGAAAACAACTGGCCCAGTGGGGCGGGGCCGGGCTCCGAAGTCAGAAGGCTTAGGCTCAAATCCCAACTCCACCATTGTGACTCAACAAGTTCCTTGACTattcagtgcctcagtttccccccctGTAAAAGCAGAATAACCACAGACCCTCCCTGATAGGATTCTTGTGAGGGTTCAGAACAATAATGTGCGTGATGAGTATGCAGAAAGCGCCTGGGACCCTGTAAGCGCTCATTGAACGTGAGCTATTATTCTTCACATAACTAGGCATACGGTAGACACTCTGCAGATACTGATAAAGTCAATGTTATTAAAATCACCCCGAAGGCTAATCAAGGAGCGAGTTTGCAATGAGAAGACGGAGGTTCACAGCTAGATTCCCCAGGGAAGGACAATCAGGGTTTCCCGAAGGGGGTCGGGGTGGCTCAGGTTGGTGCCGGGGCTGGGCCCTGGCCCAAGCTTGTTGAATGAACGGATTTGGTCAGGCCTAGCACATTGGTCAGGGGTCCCCTGACCTCAGGAACCCCCGCTTTCTTTAATATGGACCCACACGCTCTGGCCCAGCCCTGCGCTAGGACCTCCTCTGAATTCGTTTGGCCAACTTCTCCCCGTGAGAGTGCTTATACCATCTTCACCGATGTGGGCTTCTCCTGGGGGCCCGGAGGGTCTTCTGGAGGCTCTGGTGCGCCCGTCGGTGGAGAGGACGAGGTGGGCGTCCCGGGGAAGCACCCCACTCGCCAGAGTCCTCTTCCCTCCCCGCGAGTCTCTCCCATCCACGCCGGCCACCGCCACCGTAGCCCGGCTGACTCCAGAACCAGGCCAGGAACAAACGGCAGGTTGGGCCTGGGGACAACAAGGGAAGGGGAGTGAGGAAGGGACAACAGACCCATCACGGGAATAGGAGGGCTCTGCATGAATGGGGTCCCCAAACAGAGCTGGagtgtctcctcttctctccccactaACTGGACTCAAAGAGGACAGGCTACATAATCTGGGGGCCCATTAAAATGAACATGTGGGCCTCTCGTTGAAAATGGTTAAAAACTTCAGTgtcctgacccatggtggcacagtggataaagtgtcaacctggaatgctgaggtcgctggttcaaaaccccaggcttgcccagttgtccagtcaaggcacatatgagaagcaactattaaaGAGTTGAggccccccccctctctaaaatcaataaataaaatcttaaaaaaaatttttttttttttcagacagcaACAGCCAAGCATTAAACCAAGCATGGGCTCTTCTGAATGTGGGACCTTGTGGGACCACACAAGTCATACCCCCTGAAGCCGGCCCCATGCACAGGCCTCGGagtgcatgcacgtgtgtgttGCTGGGGACAGGGCTCTCAACTGTCGAAGTCATGACCCGGAAGGGTTAGGAATCACTGTAACGGACGGTAAGCGAGGGTCCCTGGTTCTCAGCTCCATCTCCTCCCTCCACTCAGACAGGCAGGGGTTCCAAGTGGTGACCCACAGTGGGCAGAGTAGGGGTTAGGGACATGTTGCAGAGCAGACTTCGCAGTAGGGCAGGCCGCTGGGGCCGTGGGGACAGAGGAGCAGATGCGTGAGAGGTGGAGGATGGGGTGGGGCTGGATGCAGGCCgggaggaagagagagccagGGGCCGGTTCCCAGGTGTGCGGCTCCAGCAGCTGCTGCACCGACCGATGCCAGCAGCGCTGCTCGTGGACATGGAGAAAAGTGGGAGGTCACGCGCTGTGTTTCGCTTTGTTGAGTTTCGCccagggaataaaaaaaaaatatcccattCTAGCCACCAAGAGGGGTCAAGCTGAGCTCAGAGCGAGGCACACACATGTCAGGGTCAGTGGCAGGGAGATGGCGTTTAGCCCCACGGGAAAGGATGAGGTCTCCTAGGTGCGCAATGGATGCTGGGCGTCGCTCCGGGTGCGGGACTGACTGCATCGCAAAGGTCCGTGCTCCTTTGTGGACCGGAGGTGAGAACAGCCTCCTCTGTACGCTTTCATAAACGAGCCTCTCTGTACGCTTTCCTAAACGAGCTTGGGAAAGGGAAATGCTCGGCACAGGCCCTGGTGTCTATCCGCACCCAGTGAGTATCAGCTACCATTGCTCTcattgttactgttattatttcattccttctacaAACATCTACCGAGCCCCCGCTGTGGCAAAAGACAAAGGAGAGCAGCGGAGGGGGTTCCCGAAGCTGGGGAGAAAGAAAAGCTCAGACTCGGAGGTGAGGGAGTGCGCCCAGTGGGTGTCTAGGGGGGCagggttccaggcagagggaacagccagggCAAAGTCCCCAGGAACAGCTGTGGGAGTGAGGCCAAGAAGGAAAGGGCAGGGGGAACTTTGTAAGGAGGTTCTTCACGACAGAGGGAGCTGCTGGTCCAGCACGGCAGGAACGGGTCTCCAACACACCAGGGCTGATACGGTGAGGTCTCCCATGGTGACGGGAGGCAGCGTTCCACACCGCAGCCGCCGCCCAAGGCCGGGGCAGGCTCTGAGGCTCCCCTTCCTCCCAACCCCGCCTCCCTACAGGGGCTCACCTAGCAGAACAGGCTCACTGGCCGGGCCTCTCCTCCTCTTGGCTGGGGAGTGTCCTGTTCCACTGAAACTCGGGGTGGTCTTTGCTCCACGGCTCCCAATCGAAGCACAAATCTGAGTCATTTTCCTCTGAGTCTGTGGAGGTATAAGACAAGGCCTCTTGGATGGTCACGTCCAGTCTCCTGTCCCTGATCCAGAAGGAGCCCCCCGCCAGGCCTGGGCATCCCTGCAGCCTTGTCTCTGGCCAGGGGCCCGAGGCAGAGTCACGGCATGTGGGGTAGCTCTGGGGCCTCAGGAAGATGTCAGGGTCTCTCACGGTGACCTGGGGCTAAAAACCATTGTCCTGTAATGCAGAAAGTGGCCATATCCACCTACTCAACAGGGAAGGACCCTAAAGGTGAGCAAATGACCTACCTGGGTTGGGCATGGTCCAGGagcaggcacagaggagaagaggagacACAAACCAACTATCAGCGGGTCCACCAGTCCATTCATTAACAAGGAtctgagtaggccctggccggttggctcagtggtagagcgtcggcctggcgtgcgggggacccgggttcgattcccggccagggcacataggagaagcgcccatttgcttctccacccccccccctccttcctctctgtctctctcttcccctcccgcagccaaggctccattggagcaaaagatggcccgggcactggggatggctccttggcctctgccccaggcgctagagtggctctggttgcggcagagcgacgccccggaggggcagagcatcgccccctggtgggcatgccgggtggatcccggtcgggcgcatgcgggagtctgtctgactgtctctccccgtttccagcttcagaaaaatacaaaaaataaaataaaataaaataaaataaaataaaataaaataaaataaaataaaaaacaaggatctgagtatatatgtaccatgatttcCATTGCAACGCTGTTTGGTGgcaaaacacacaaacaataaAGTACCCTAGAAAACCATGTGAGTGCTGGTCGTCGTGAGAGTTCTGGTTGATTGAAGTGTGGCACAATCGCACCTCATGGAGGCCTGGCCCATCCATCCAATGGCATGTCATGAAGCGATTCAAACAAGTACATTAGATCAGTACCTTTTCACTTGCAGGATGTCCATGTACCTTTTCACTTGCAGGATGTCCATGATATGTTACAAGCAAGTtgcagagaaatatatatatatattagaaccCCACCAACcaccaccactttttaaaatagggAAACAAAGAATGCTccctcttccattttttggaaaaCCTACAGTGTCATTACACAGGTGCACGAGCTTGCTAAGCATGGCTTACCTTGGGAGGCAAGCTGAGACAGGAGAGGGGTTAGGGAggttcttatttttcttactacATATACTCGCATCTCACCAGCTCTAGAGAAGTAAAGGAGGCTAAAGCCAGCCCTCAGGTTGCAAACCAAGAACTGAAGGCAagagtcctcatctgtaaaatgggcataacacTAGCTTCTTCTATCATGAAAGTTAACTGAAGACATGTAAAACAGGTGTTCAACCACGTTGGCAGTTAAGAGTTAAAAATCAACGCAAAGGCTTGAAGTGACTTCATCACTGGACACGGTGATTGTTTCCTGAACACATCCTACGTGCTGTATGTTTAtatgcattttctcatttaatcctcttcaCGGCTTCATGAAGCAATTACcaatgtttttttctgttctgcaagGAAGAAGGCCAGGAAGTGGTTGTGCCGGACTGAAGTCCGTCTCCTGCTCTACGGCTCCCAGAGTTCCATTGGGTGCACCTGTTTGAGGTCAGGGACTTTCAAGGCGGCTTTGAAATTAATGACTCGCTCCAAGGACCAACACGAGGGGTACTCAGGACTTTCAACAGGCATAGCCTACGGTGCCCACTTCTGTGTCAGACCTAAACCCATTTCTTTGGtggtttccttcttctttctgcaAATTCCTTTCAAATCAAATCATAAAATGTCCTCGGCAGGGCGTCTTCCCCTTGACAGGCACGTCTggcttcatcctttctccctctaTCATGGCAAGGGGTTAATGTTGCCATGGCCGGCTTGCCTGGGGCTTAGCTGCCCACGCTCTAGATTTGCCTCAGTCTCACCAGGGAGCTTCCTTCTCCACCCACTTGCTCCCCTCTCGACTTGGGAAACTGCATCCCCATTGGCCACATTGGCCACATGGCATGCTGCTCaaccctctctgcctcctgggcccTGAAACTGCCCCGTGGAGCTGGGCTGAGCCAGGCccgaaggggtggggaggaggagtcaGAGCTACCCTTGCCTGCTTTTCATCCTGGATTCCAGGCCAAACCGGCTCCAGTGAAGAGATCCCCCGCAGACAACGAACCACAGGCTAGGGTGTCGCAAGCCCCAGCCCCACTCTCTGGAGGGCCCAGACCCTGGATTCGGCCCAGTGCCCGGCAGGACAGAACACACAATAATACTGAGAGTTCCAAGAAGAGTGGGATCCTGAAGGAGGGCCACTCACTCACTTTAAGGACTGTTTCTGTTCATCACAAAGTTAACAAAAGGACTTATTTCTTGGTGCCACGTGAGATGTCCATGGGTAAACAGCTGCACAAGAGAAAGTGCTAGAAGGGGTTGGCCCAGGCAGGTCGGGATGGCTTTAGGGAAGGGCTTCAAGGAGAATGAATTGCCGGAGGCAATTAGTGCCTTAGATCTTAAGGAAGGTGGCCCGTCCCTTCCAGGAAGCCATCCAAAGCCACTCCTATGCTTCCTCCCGGCTGGACAAAACCAATACTGACTAGATTATTTCTTGGCCTgcaagtacctactatgtgccacatGTATACATGTATTGCGTGCCCTGCCCTGGATGTACATCTCTCCGAAAGGGCAAGGAccattattatgcccattttgtagatgagaaaactaaggctcagggaGGACTTGTCCCAGGTCGCACAGCTGGTAGGTGCCAGCGCCAGGATTTGACACCAGACAATTGGCACTGTACACACTCCGCAGGTGTGTGACGTTGGGCAGGTTGTGCCTCCTCCCCAAGACTCACTTTCCTCAGTTGTACAGTAAGGATTATTTCACAGGGTTATTCTGGGGTTAAATGACACAATGCACATCAAGTATTAAGCACAAGCCCCAGTGTCCAAAAAAGCTTGGCTTTTATCATGAACTATATATTAAGGGGCAAGGCCGAAATCTGGGCTCATGTCCCTTAGACTCCAGACAGATGGCTTTTATAGCCACTACACAGACAAGTGCCACCAGCCTGATGCCCACAATGTGCCCCGCAGGGTGGGAGGGCCATGGTCCACCCTGGAAATGGGGAGATCACACTTCAAACAAACGCTGTTGACAAGCTCTCACCCGCAACTCCCAATAATGACACCGTGACCAGCCCCCACATTTGAGGTCACGGGGTAGGTTAGGGGGTGAACTGCTCACCCTGTCTCAGTGCCATCTGACCAGAGGTGGCAGCACAGTGCTCTTCCTGCATGCCCAGTTGGCCAAAGTTCATGAGGCTGAGGAGCAGAAGGTGGGAGGTCAAGCTGTCCCCAGGAAGAGGCCCAGGGAGATAGGACCCCTGGCAAGCAATGTCCTTCCTGCCACAGGGTCAGACTATATCCCTGCCCACTGGCCCCCAGCTTCCCAATGGCCAGCTCTGCCCCAGCATGCTGAACTCAGGATGAAAGTCTGCCTGCTTCTGGGGTCCTGTGTCCCAGACACCCACATCCTCCCCGACGTATGGTCTGGGCAGAGAAGGGTGAGTGGTCACCGGATAAACGCCTCCGGCAGGCCATGCCCCACTGTGCCAGCTTTTACTGCCCACCAGCACTGAGCTGAGGGGTGAGGGGGGCTGAGACCCAGCCCATGCTCTGCTCACTGAGCCTCGTGTGCTGGCTGCATTCACAGGCAGACGCACCTTTTACTAAGTAATCTGCCCTGAGCGGCCGCCACTCTCCGACGGCTGCAGCTGGCACTAATGACCTTTTGTGCCAGCAGTGGCCCCGAGGGGACACAGATATGCCCACACACACATTGCTTCCCAGCTGAACACGGGGATTCACTCTTGGATTCTAGATTGAGAAACTCTGAACTACCAAGTCAGTCCTTTGCTCTTGCCGGTGACCACTCGTCAGCTCTGAGCCAGCAGGGAAAACGCTCTAAGGCAGCCCCTCTCTCTGCAGCGGTCTCAGGACCCCTGCCCAGCTCTGGGATTAGGGCCCAGCCTGGGCAGCTCACCTTGGCTAAGTAAGAAGCGAAACCAGACGatcagcaacagcagcagcaggccCACGGGCAGGCCCAGCCAGAGCATCAGGAAAGAAAACGTGAGGTCGTTCACCAGCGGCACCAGAGGGTACTTCATGGTGCCTGTGTGGCTGAGCCTGGCCAGCCGGAGCCGGGCTGGCAGGGCCACCCTGGGCATCTGGTGGGCTGGGCAACTCTGCTCTCAAACCAATTGTGACTGAGCTGGTGATGTAACAAGGAAGTCAGCGTCCTGCTGGCAAAGGGAGAGCTGTTCTGGACGGACAGGAGCCAGGACAGTGGGAATAAAGCCCAGGCTCCCGGGCAGGCAGGCCTGGCTGTGAATCCCTAAGTTGCTATTGAGTTCCTTTGCCACCTCCCGAGCCTCTTATAGGATAAGAATtctcacctcaccaagctgctaaaagttagaaaaattaaGTGCAGGGATAGCATTGCTTCTAGGTGGGTGTTCACATCACAGATTCCTCCAggagccggccagggccccagtcccCAAACCCCAGCTGCATGTGCCCACATTTACACTTTGTGGGAGAGGTGCGGACCGTGCGAGCCAGACGGAGCTCAGTGCCTCTCAGGCAGCCGCTGTCCTAACTCCTGTCAGTAATGAATGTGGGAGACATGCAGGTCCAGTACGGCCAGCTCTCCAGACTTCCGAGAGAGCCAACACATCAGAATTTTTATGCAAAAATCTCCCagtttaaaaatactgaataaaacattaaaatgctgTTGGCTACACAAAGTAAGTCTGGTGGGCCAGACTGAGCCACGAGGCtgccttttaaaaactttctaacACACAGTTGACCCCAGTAAATGATTCTTAACCTAGAGGCACCTCTTATTAGGGTCTTCAGTGAGGGGCTTCTAAGGCCTTAACCTTGTTCCATTATCTCCCAAGTGAACAGAATACTCATCTGAGAAAAATGCTGTTCTTAtctcctcccatccatccatccacccacccacccactcatccatctgTAAACTGCCACGTGCCAGGCCCCACGGCCGGAAGGAGGCTCTGGACCCCCTGTGGCCCAGCAGCCCAAGCTGGAGCCTAACGGGAGAGGGAGGTCCACGTGAGGAATGCTGCCACCCGTGGAAGGGGGCAGAGGCATGGTATTCCCCCCGAGGGTCCTTGGACCACCACCTCAGTCCCTGCCAGCAGGTGGGTGTGGGGTGGCAGGTACTCAGGAAACACGCCCATGTCCATGCTCACCCTGTCCTACGGCTCAGGGTTCGACACATTAACGGGCAACCTGTCTGAGGCCGACTTGATTCTGAGACCACCGCATTTCACAGAGCACAGGTGGGCAAGTCTGGCAGACCAGGTCCAGGGGGAGCAGCTGCACGAAGTGGGGGGTAGACCTATAGACCTAGAAGGAAACAGGAAGTGGAAGTCCCCCTTCTAGGAACCACCAGCCCGGGCAGAAGGGCAAGTGGGACCTGGAGGGCCAGTGTGTTCAGACGGGGCCTGAGCCCAGCTGTGGGATGACCAGAGTCCCCAGAAGAGGAGGTCTGGGTGCCCTGGTGGGCTGTGCCACTCAAGACTCAGAGGTCAATACTAgaaactaagccctggccggttggctcagtggtagagcgtcggcctagcgtgcggaggacccgggttcgattcccggccagggcacataggagaagcgcccatttgcttctccacccctccgccgcgctttcctctctgtctctctcttcccctcccgtagccaaggctccattggagccaagatggcccgggcactgggcatggctctgtggcctctgcctcaggcgctagagtggctctggtagcaatatggcgacacccaggatgggcagagcatcgccccctggggggcagagcaccgcccctggtgggcatgccgggtggatcccggtagggcgcatgcgggagtctgtctgactgtctctccctgtttccagcttcagaaaaatgaaaaaaaaaaaaaaaaaaaatactagaaactaGGTGGTCTGGATTGGGAGTGACCTCATGGCACCGGGTCCTGAAGGGCCCGGGGTCAGAAAGGGCAGAAAAGCACAGGGGGAGGCCTGTGTGCACATTTTATCATCAGATCCTGTAATGGCCACCGTGTGGTCAGCCCGGGGAGAGGCCTCCCTGGCCTCCGAGGACCTGGGGGGCGGGCAGAGTCGGCGTGGACACACAACCAACAGGGCGCAGGTCCTGGCGCAGCTCAGGGGCCGCACACGGCCCTCATATGGAACCAGTGCCAGAGGAGGGGGGCTCTCGGCAAGGGGACCCACCCCCCACCAGGTGTCACCTGGGCGTTAGGTTGCTCACGGGCCCCACGGAGCCCTCTGCAGTCAGCCCTACTCTCAGCGGGGACGGTGGGGTGGCGAGGAGACCTCtgcatctctcccctttccagcc
This genomic interval carries:
- the ADIG gene encoding adipogenin — its product is MKYPLVPLVNDLTFSFLMLWLGLPVGLLLLLLIVWFRFLLSQDSEENDSDLCFDWEPWSKDHPEFQWNRTLPSQEEERPGQ